The Marivirga salinae DNA window CTTTAGGATAAACCTGCGCCTCAGTTGAACAACCCAACAAAAAGGAGACGATTAACAATGTGATTATAAATTTCATGATTGCCATTAATTAATTTATAATTATAAAAAAATACTTTACAATAATCTGACTATCTACTAAATACCTTTATAATCACATTTAATTAGAATTCTGTTGGACAATTATATATAAATTTTCCTTTTATCTTTTTAAGTACTGTAAACTATATTTCAGTGCCTACTTTCACCATCCATTTTTTCCGGAAAATATTCATTTTCCATACTCACAAATTTATTTCCTTTCAAAAATATATCCATCGTAACTTCATCTATGGACTCTAAGCCACAAGCTGCTAGCATTTCCATGGCTGCTTTTACCGTATTCCGATGGAAGTTGTATACGCGTTCACTTTTTTCTTCCATCACCAATCCTTTTTGCAGATTTTTATTTTGTGTAGCTACTCCTGTAGGGCAAGCATTGGTATTACACCTTAAAGCCTGAATGCAACCTACTGAAAACATAAAGGCACGAGCACTATTACAGAAATCTGCTCCCAGAGCCAACATTTTTATAATAGACTGTGAAGAAATAATTTTACCGCTGGCAATTACTTTTATCTTATTTCTGATGTTATGCTTTTTCAGATTTTCATTGACATAAATCAAGGCAGGTTGCAAAGGTAATCCCACGCTATCAGAAAATTCAAGTGGTGCAGCACCTGTTCCGCCTTCGGCACCATCCACTGTAATAAAGTCTGGCTTAATACCCGAATTCACCATTTCTTGGCAAAGTTCATCGAATTCTTCTGTATTGCCGATACAAAGTTTAAATCCAATGGGCTTACCATCTGACAGTTCTCTTAATTCTTGTACAAATTCAAGCAAACCTTTTGCATCAGAAAAATGGCTATGGCTGGGTGGAGAATGTACTTCCGTATGAGGCTGAAGTCCTCTTATTTTAGCAATTTCAGGCGTGTTTTTAATAGCGGGTAATACTCCACCATGACCGGGTTTCGCTCCTTGTGAAAGCTTTATTTCAATCATTTTTACCTGATCATAATGCGCCTTTTTCTTAAATTCCTCAGGGTCAAATTCTCCGTTCTCCGTTCTGCATCCGAAATATGCTGTTCCAATTTGCCATACCAAATCACCACCATGCTTTAAGTGATAAGGTGATATCCCTCCTTCTCCTGTATTGTGGTAAAAATTACCTTTGCGAGCCCCCGCATTCAATGCCATGATGGCATTTGCGCTAAGAGAACCAAAACTCATAGCCGAAACATTTAATAAAGACGCCTCATAAGGTTTTTTACAATCAGCTCCGCCTACTATTATTCTGGGCAATTCCTCTTTAACGGATTTAGCATAAATAGAATGTCGTAAACCTTCATAGAAGCTATTATTCAGTTCTAACTGTGTACCAAATGGTCTAGTATCATTCACATCTTTTGCCCGTTGATAGACTAATGCCCTGTAATTACGAGAGAACGGACGTCCATCTGTGTTTCTTTCAATAAAATATTGTTGAATTTCAGGTGAAATAGATTCAAAAAGGTATCTGAAATGCCCTATAAGCGGGAAATTTCGAAGAATAGTATGTTTTTTTTGAAAAGCATCATGGAATCCTATTATACAAATAATTGCAATTGGAATTAGCACCCAAAGCGTAATTAAGTCAAAAAGCCACAAGGCAAAGACGGATGCAATTAAAATGGTTCCAATGATTAAGAATTGATTTCTCATAACTATTAATTTAGCTTAACTTAGAATATTATGCAAAAGCATATATTGTTTTTAATAATTAATCCCGGTCCTTAACGTATCATTTCCATAATACTATTAAGCAACCGGGGTTAAATAGAACCACTATTTAACTATGAAAAGTATTAAGAAGATGCTTAATTCCATCCGCCACCAAGTGCTTGGTAAATGTTAACTTTAGCATTCATTTGCTCTTTCTTAGTTTCAACCAATTCAAATTTAGATTCTAAAGCATCTCTTTGAGTTAACAGTACCTCCATATAGTCAGCACGTGCAGATCGAAATAGATCATTCGCTATGTCTATTGACTCATTCAGAGCTTGTACCTGCTGCGCTTTCAATTCATAACTTTGTTTCAAATTATTGATGTTGGAGAGCTGGTTTACCACTTCAACATAAGCATTCAAGACTGTCTGTTCATATTCATAAACTGCCTGAATTTGTTTCGCATTAGCACTGTAATAATGTGCTTTGATTGCTTTTCTATTAATTAAAGGAGCCATTAAATCACCTGCAACATTGAATAGCATAGATTCTGGTGCCTGAATCAGATAACTAGGGTTAAAAGCTTGCAGCCCAATTCCCGCTGAAATATCTAATGAAGGATAAAAATTAGCTTTCGCCACCTTTATATCAAGTTTGGCTGCTGCCAACTTATATTCTGCTTCTTTAATATCTGGCCTATTATTCAATAACTGTGAAGGGATGCCCGTCTGCACACTATCCGGCATGATATCAATGATTTTCTGTGAGCTTCGTTCAATGGGCTGCGGATATCTACCTAGCAAGTAATTGATCTTATTCTCCGTTTCAACTATACTTTGTTGGATCTTAAACTTCAAACTTTTAGTATGCAATACTTCTGCTTCAAATTTCCGAACGGCTAATTCCGTCACTCTGGATGCCTGTTTTTGTAGCTTCACAATTTTCAATGCATTGCTTTGAATTTCAATATTCTGATTCAGGATTTGGAGCTGATTATCGAGCGCTAGTAATTCATAATAAGAGTTGGCAATTTCAGCCACCAATTGTGTTATCATGAAATTCTTACCCTCTTCAGTAGCCAAATACTCCTTGACTGCAGACTCCTTAGCATTGCGTAGTTTATGCCATATATCCACCTCCCAGGAAGCAATTGCTCCTAACTGAAAATCAGGAACTGGTTCCGGCATTTCTCTACCTGGCTCTATGTCCGTAGTAGCTTCACTTGCTCCTTCAGGAGTATAACGTGCCTTTTTTTCAACACCAGAGCCCGCTTTTAGATCCACAGAAGGCAGGTATTCTCCTTTTCTAGCACCAATCTCAAATTTGGCTATGGCGATTTCCTGCAATATTATATTTAATTCCTGATTTCTAATCAGTGCCGTATCGATTAATCCAACCAAGTGAACATCACTGAAATATTCTTCCCAATCTAGTTTAGCGGTGTTGCTAGTATCTTGACTATCTGTGAATTTTTCAGGGACAGTTCGATTAACCGTTTTCTCCATTAATGAGGGAGTTTTACAGCCCGTCATGATGACAGCTGTAAAAACTACTCCCAAACTTATATATATTAGTTTTTTACTACTCATTTTTTCTTTTTCTCTTGATGTTCTGTTAAAGGATATTCTTCTTCATACTTAATGAGATGACGACCATCCGAAAGCTTAGCAAAAATGTAGTACAATCCGGGTACAATAATTACCCCGAAGATTGTCCCAAATAGCATTCCGCCTAAAGCTGAAGCTCCAATCGTTCTATTTCCAATTGCACCTGCCCCTGAAGCCAATACCAATGGAATCAGCCCTGCAATAAATGCAAAGGAAGTCATTAAAATGGGCCTAAAACGAACCCTTGCTCCTTCAATGGCAGCCTCAAGAATACTCAAGCCTTGTTGTCGTTTTTGCACAGCAAATTCTACAATTAACACTGCATTTTTACCCAAGAGACCTACTAACATGATTAAACCGATCTGCGCATAAATATCATTATCAAGGCCTAATAGCTTAAGTAATAAGAATGAACCAAAGACCCCAACAGGCAATGAGAAGATCACCGTGAGTGGAATAATAAAGCTCTCGTATTGAGCAGCTAACACTAGGTATACAAATATCAATACGATAATAAATATATAGAGTGATTCATTTCCCCTTTGTGCTTCATCGTAAGAAAGCCCTTCCCAAGCGATGTCGTAGCCTTTCGGAAGCGTAGCAGATGCTACTTCTCTTATGGCTGAAATGGCATCCGCTGTCGTATAGCCTTTTGCCGGCAACCCACGAATAGCAGCCGAATTGTACATATTGTACCTTGTCACCTCATTTGGTCCAAGTTGCTTCTTCATAGTCATAAATGCGGAATATGGCACCATCTCCCCTTCCTCATTTTTTACATATAGATCTAGCACATCTTTTGGCAATCGTCTGTATTTTGGATCAGACTGTACATAGACCTTGAAAAAACGGCCGAATCTAATAAAACCCTGCTCGTAAGTACTCCCAATCATGATATTGAGGTTCTCCATTGCTTTTCCAATAGAAACGCCTTTTTGCATGGCTCTTTCATTATCGATAACGAGTTCGTATTGAGGGTAATTAGCCGCGAAGAAGGTGAATAGACCGGATAACTCATCGCGTTTGCGTAAATTATCCATAAACTGATCGTTGATCTTCTCAAATTCCTGATAATCAGTATTAGTGGTTTTATCTAATAAGCGCATAGAGAATCCACCGGAAGAACCAAAGCCCGGAATAGCTGGTGGCTCGAAAAATTCCACTATGGCTCCAATATTTTTGGATTTCTCCTCTAATTCTTCCATGATTTCATGAACAGAATGTTTCCGTTCAGACCAATCTTTTAAGTTAATTAAGCAAGTACCGGCATTGGAACCTCGACCTTCTGTCATAATCTCATATCCTGCTAAGGAAGAAACTGTCTCTATTCCATCTATCTCTTCACAAATCTTCTGCAATCGCTGCGAAACCTGATTCGTTCTTTCTAGAGTTGAGCCAGGAGGAGTTTGAATTATGGCATAAATGGTTCCCTGATCTTCACTTGGGATAAAGCCTGTTGGCAATATTTCATTTTCAAAGAATATACCTGCACCAAATGCTAGTAGAATACCAAAAGTGAGCACTCTCCTACTCACAATTAATCGTAAGAACCCGATGTATTTCCCAGTTAGCTTGTCAAAAGCACCGTTAAACCCACCCAATGCCTTTGTCAATAAGTTTTTCTTTTGCTTCTGACCATGTTTGTTTTTCAAAAGCATAGCACATAATACAGGCGTTAGTGTTAAGGCAATAATTGCCGAAATTACTATCGCACTGGCCATGGTAATAGAAAACTGGCGGTAAAAAGTACCTACAGGACCATCCATAAAGGATATCGGTAAAAACACAGATACCATCACGGCTGTAATGGCAATAATGGCACCACTGATTTCTCCCAAAACTTGCTGTACTGCTTTATATGGAGTAATCTTAGGATTTTCAGCAAACTTAGCATGCACGGCTTCCACCACTACAATGGCATCATCCACCACAATACCGATGGCCAATACTAAAGCAAAGAGCGTCACCAAGTTAATGGACAATCCAAAAAACTGGATGACAAAAAATGCTCCGATAAGAGATACTGGCACCGCTAAAATTGGTATTAAAGTGGATCGCCAATCTCCGAGAAAAATGAAAACAACTAGCGCCACCAAAATAAAAGCATCTCGTAAGGTATGGGTAACTTGTTCAATGGAGGCATCCAAAAATTTTGATACATCGTAACTGATTTTATAATCCATTCCCGGAGGAAAATCAGCCTCCATTTCTTTTAATTTTGATTTTACGTCCGCAATTACTTCACTGGCATTACTTCCATAATTCTGCTTTAAAACAATAGCGGCCGATGGATCTCCATCTAAATTGGAATAGATGTCAAAGAATTCACTACCCAATTCTACTTTGGCAATATCCCTTAAATGGATAGTTTCAGCTTCAGCATTGGCACGAATGATGATTTCTTCATATTCTTCTGCTTTGTTTCTTCTTCCTTTATAAGTTAACACATACTCCAAAGATTGTGCTTCAATACCTGAACTTTGCCCTATTCGACCAGGACGCCCTATAATACTCTGCTCTTCAAGCGCTTTCATTACTTCTTCCACGGAAATATCATAAGCCCTCATCCTATCAGGATTGAGCCAGATACGCATGGCATAAGTTCTACTACCCAAAATTTGTGCTCTTGCAACCCCTTTAATTCTATTAATTTCAGGAATCATCTGTACGTTGGCATAATTGTATAGAAATTTTTCATCCATACTTTCATTCTTAGAGTAGAGGTTAACATACATTAACATACTCGGCTGAATAGGCGTAATAATTACACCTTCTCGTTGCACCAATTCAGGTAAGAGCGGCATCACTTGATCCACACGGGTCTTGACCCTAGTAACTGCCATGTTCGGGTCAGTCCCTGGCTCAAAAATGATATTGATGGTAGCTTCTCCAGCACTAGTGGCATCGGATGCCATGTAACGCATATCTTGCACCCCATTGATGGCATTTTCCAGTGTGATTAAAGTAGATTTTACCAATACATCAGCACTTGAGCCAGGATAAGCAATAAAAATACTCACCGTGGTCGGTGCAATTTTTGGAAACTGCGAAATGGGTAGTTGTTTGATTGATAGAGTACCTACAAATATGATAATGACCGATATCACTATAGCGAGTACCGGTCTATGTATAAATCTTTTAAACATGAGATTTTTGTTTTAGAATTCCAGTTACTCAGCGTATAAGCTTAAATTTGAAATGACATTGCGAGGCGTTTCGAATTCATAATGAACCTCATCGTTTTCTTTCACAAGCCGCAATCCCTCCAAGAGAATTTTATCCTTTTCATTTAGGCCTCCTGTGATAGCAAATAAATGTGGAATTTCCTGACCTACTGTGATTTCTCGCTGATGTACGCGATGTTCTTCATCCAAAACGTATACATATTTTTTATCCAAGATTTCGAATGTAGATTTCTGTGGAATCAATAATGCATCTTTAAGCGGTACTGTCATTAAAATATTTCCTGTCTCGCCATGTCTGAGTAATCTATTCGGGTTTGGAAATGTAGCTCTAAACTGGATATTACCTGTTTCGTGGTTAAAATCAGCCTCAATTGTTTCCATTAATCCTTTTTGATTAAAAACCTTATTATTGGCCATTAATAACTCAACCGTAATGCTACTGTCACGTTCTACTTCACTCA harbors:
- a CDS encoding TolC family protein produces the protein MSSKKLIYISLGVVFTAVIMTGCKTPSLMEKTVNRTVPEKFTDSQDTSNTAKLDWEEYFSDVHLVGLIDTALIRNQELNIILQEIAIAKFEIGARKGEYLPSVDLKAGSGVEKKARYTPEGASEATTDIEPGREMPEPVPDFQLGAIASWEVDIWHKLRNAKESAVKEYLATEEGKNFMITQLVAEIANSYYELLALDNQLQILNQNIEIQSNALKIVKLQKQASRVTELAVRKFEAEVLHTKSLKFKIQQSIVETENKINYLLGRYPQPIERSSQKIIDIMPDSVQTGIPSQLLNNRPDIKEAEYKLAAAKLDIKVAKANFYPSLDISAGIGLQAFNPSYLIQAPESMLFNVAGDLMAPLINRKAIKAHYYSANAKQIQAVYEYEQTVLNAYVEVVNQLSNINNLKQSYELKAQQVQALNESIDIANDLFRSARADYMEVLLTQRDALESKFELVETKKEQMNAKVNIYQALGGGWN
- a CDS encoding efflux RND transporter permease subunit, with protein sequence MFKRFIHRPVLAIVISVIIIFVGTLSIKQLPISQFPKIAPTTVSIFIAYPGSSADVLVKSTLITLENAINGVQDMRYMASDATSAGEATINIIFEPGTDPNMAVTRVKTRVDQVMPLLPELVQREGVIITPIQPSMLMYVNLYSKNESMDEKFLYNYANVQMIPEINRIKGVARAQILGSRTYAMRIWLNPDRMRAYDISVEEVMKALEEQSIIGRPGRIGQSSGIEAQSLEYVLTYKGRRNKAEEYEEIIIRANAEAETIHLRDIAKVELGSEFFDIYSNLDGDPSAAIVLKQNYGSNASEVIADVKSKLKEMEADFPPGMDYKISYDVSKFLDASIEQVTHTLRDAFILVALVVFIFLGDWRSTLIPILAVPVSLIGAFFVIQFFGLSINLVTLFALVLAIGIVVDDAIVVVEAVHAKFAENPKITPYKAVQQVLGEISGAIIAITAVMVSVFLPISFMDGPVGTFYRQFSITMASAIVISAIIALTLTPVLCAMLLKNKHGQKQKKNLLTKALGGFNGAFDKLTGKYIGFLRLIVSRRVLTFGILLAFGAGIFFENEILPTGFIPSEDQGTIYAIIQTPPGSTLERTNQVSQRLQKICEEIDGIETVSSLAGYEIMTEGRGSNAGTCLINLKDWSERKHSVHEIMEELEEKSKNIGAIVEFFEPPAIPGFGSSGGFSMRLLDKTTNTDYQEFEKINDQFMDNLRKRDELSGLFTFFAANYPQYELVIDNERAMQKGVSIGKAMENLNIMIGSTYEQGFIRFGRFFKVYVQSDPKYRRLPKDVLDLYVKNEEGEMVPYSAFMTMKKQLGPNEVTRYNMYNSAAIRGLPAKGYTTADAISAIREVASATLPKGYDIAWEGLSYDEAQRGNESLYIFIIVLIFVYLVLAAQYESFIIPLTVIFSLPVGVFGSFLLLKLLGLDNDIYAQIGLIMLVGLLGKNAVLIVEFAVQKRQQGLSILEAAIEGARVRFRPILMTSFAFIAGLIPLVLASGAGAIGNRTIGASALGGMLFGTIFGVIIVPGLYYIFAKLSDGRHLIKYEEEYPLTEHQEKKKK
- a CDS encoding FMN-binding glutamate synthase family protein; amino-acid sequence: MRNQFLIIGTILIASVFALWLFDLITLWVLIPIAIICIIGFHDAFQKKHTILRNFPLIGHFRYLFESISPEIQQYFIERNTDGRPFSRNYRALVYQRAKDVNDTRPFGTQLELNNSFYEGLRHSIYAKSVKEELPRIIVGGADCKKPYEASLLNVSAMSFGSLSANAIMALNAGARKGNFYHNTGEGGISPYHLKHGGDLVWQIGTAYFGCRTENGEFDPEEFKKKAHYDQVKMIEIKLSQGAKPGHGGVLPAIKNTPEIAKIRGLQPHTEVHSPPSHSHFSDAKGLLEFVQELRELSDGKPIGFKLCIGNTEEFDELCQEMVNSGIKPDFITVDGAEGGTGAAPLEFSDSVGLPLQPALIYVNENLKKHNIRNKIKVIASGKIISSQSIIKMLALGADFCNSARAFMFSVGCIQALRCNTNACPTGVATQNKNLQKGLVMEEKSERVYNFHRNTVKAAMEMLAACGLESIDEVTMDIFLKGNKFVSMENEYFPEKMDGESRH